One region of Fibrobacter sp. genomic DNA includes:
- the putP gene encoding sodium/proline symporter PutP: MTVVVFILYLLMMLGIGAYFSKKANSLNAYYLGDRGMNKWVVAMSAQASDMSGWMLMGLPGAIFVSGFSEAWIGIGLVIGTYFNWKIVGRRLRKYSHFCNDSITLPDFLSNRFRDKKGVIRVIASFFILAFFLFYTVSGFVASAKLFGTIFGLDYTTGLIIGAVVVVSYTFMGGFFAVCWTDFIQASMMLIAVLVIPTIICVTGGGFAATMDAVNAQNPYLMSLFTNASTGKAIGFISLISSLAWGLGYFGMPHILVRFMSIKNAEEIKHSRRIAMTWVIICLGAVIMIGLLGNYYVSANGLSIQDPERIFMVLCQALCHPAIASILMAAILAAIMSTADSQLLVSASAFSNDMYKHIFRKNASNKELMWVSRIVVAVIAIIAVLVALQGAPSADGVKQGKSFLDVVMSLVSFAWGGFGATFGPLVLLALFWKRTTLPAAVSGMLVGGITTFVWKFYLSGLSAEIFQIYELVPGFVFSMITIIVVSLLTKQPSKEIQDEFDAVEHTRLSDMKL, from the coding sequence ATGACCGTTGTAGTCTTTATTCTTTACTTGTTGATGATGCTAGGCATCGGTGCCTACTTCTCAAAGAAAGCCAACAGCCTGAATGCCTACTACCTGGGCGATCGAGGCATGAACAAGTGGGTGGTGGCAATGTCCGCCCAGGCCTCCGATATGAGTGGCTGGATGCTCATGGGTCTCCCGGGCGCCATCTTCGTCAGCGGTTTCTCCGAAGCTTGGATCGGCATCGGCCTCGTAATCGGTACTTACTTCAACTGGAAGATTGTGGGCCGTCGTCTCCGCAAGTACTCCCACTTCTGCAACGACTCCATCACCCTCCCCGACTTCCTCTCCAACCGTTTCCGCGACAAGAAGGGCGTTATCCGCGTAATCGCATCCTTCTTCATCCTGGCCTTCTTCCTCTTCTACACTGTGTCCGGCTTCGTGGCTTCCGCTAAGCTCTTCGGCACCATCTTCGGTCTGGACTACACCACCGGCCTTATCATCGGTGCTGTGGTGGTCGTAAGCTACACCTTCATGGGCGGCTTCTTCGCAGTCTGCTGGACCGACTTCATCCAGGCTTCCATGATGCTCATCGCCGTTCTCGTGATTCCCACCATCATCTGCGTTACCGGCGGCGGCTTTGCTGCTACCATGGATGCAGTGAACGCACAGAACCCCTACCTCATGAGCCTTTTCACCAACGCTTCTACCGGCAAGGCCATCGGTTTCATCTCCTTGATTTCCAGCCTCGCCTGGGGTCTTGGCTACTTCGGCATGCCCCACATTCTGGTGCGTTTCATGTCCATCAAGAACGCCGAGGAAATCAAGCACTCCCGCCGCATCGCCATGACCTGGGTTATCATCTGCCTCGGTGCAGTGATCATGATCGGCCTCCTGGGTAACTACTATGTAAGCGCCAACGGTCTCTCCATCCAGGACCCGGAACGTATCTTCATGGTTCTCTGCCAGGCCCTCTGCCATCCGGCAATCGCTTCTATCCTCATGGCTGCAATTCTCGCCGCTATCATGAGTACTGCAGACTCCCAGCTCCTGGTTTCTGCTTCCGCTTTCAGTAACGACATGTACAAGCACATCTTCCGCAAGAACGCATCCAACAAGGAACTCATGTGGGTTAGCCGTATTGTGGTGGCCGTCATCGCTATCATCGCTGTTCTCGTCGCTCTCCAGGGCGCACCGTCTGCCGACGGCGTCAAGCAGGGCAAGAGCTTCCTTGATGTGGTCATGAGCCTCGTTAGCTTTGCCTGGGGTGGCTTTGGCGCTACCTTCGGTCCGCTGGTTCTGTTGGCCCTCTTCTGGAAGCGTACAACCCTCCCCGCAGCCGTTTCCGGTATGCTGGTCGGCGGTATCACCACCTTCGTCTGGAAGTTCTACCTCTCTGGCCTTAGCGCAGAAATCTTCCAGATCTACGAACTGGTTCCGGGCTTTGTCTTCAGCATGATTACCATCATCGTGGTAAGCCTTTTGACCAAGCAGCCCTCCAAGGAAATCCAGGACGAATTCGACGCCGTGGAACACACCCGCCTTTCCGACATGAAGCTGTAA
- the tsaA gene encoding tRNA (N6-threonylcarbamoyladenosine(37)-N6)-methyltransferase TrmO, with protein MSNPSEYNFKVIAKIRSDFPDKFGIPRQSGLLKKMKSSIVFEPEFRIADALRGLEGFSHLWILWIFSENVRLDENGDNRWSPTVRPPRLGGNKRLGVFATRSSFRPNPLAMSCVKIEEVRLDGPNGPEIIVSGADLMDGTPIVDVKPYLPYADSIPDALGGFAEAVRKRHVDVDFPEALAVKIGDKLETLTEILAQDPRPAYQNDPERIYGFKFAGFDVKFRVQDDLLTVVDLAPL; from the coding sequence ATGTCAAATCCCAGCGAGTACAATTTCAAGGTCATTGCAAAAATCAGGAGCGACTTTCCCGACAAATTCGGAATTCCCCGCCAGAGCGGTCTTCTGAAGAAAATGAAGTCCTCCATCGTCTTTGAACCTGAGTTCCGCATTGCCGACGCCTTGCGTGGTCTCGAGGGCTTTAGCCATCTTTGGATCCTGTGGATATTTTCAGAAAATGTAAGACTGGACGAAAACGGCGATAACCGCTGGAGCCCCACGGTACGTCCCCCGCGTCTAGGCGGGAACAAACGCCTGGGTGTCTTTGCCACACGTAGCAGCTTCCGCCCTAATCCGCTGGCCATGAGCTGCGTGAAGATCGAGGAAGTCCGCCTGGATGGTCCCAACGGGCCAGAAATTATTGTCAGCGGCGCCGACCTTATGGACGGAACCCCCATTGTGGATGTGAAACCTTACCTGCCTTATGCGGATTCCATTCCCGACGCGTTGGGCGGTTTTGCGGAAGCCGTTCGCAAAAGGCATGTGGATGTGGATTTCCCGGAGGCGCTTGCGGTTAAGATTGGCGATAAGCTTGAAACCCTGACGGAAATCCTTGCTCAGGACCCGCGCCCCGCCTACCAGAACGATCCCGAACGTATTTACGGTTTCAAGTTTGCAGGCTTTGACGTTAAGTTCAGGGTTCAGGACGACTTATTGACGGTTGTGGATCTCGCCCCGCTTTAA
- a CDS encoding histidine phosphatase family protein, whose translation MKSKIFSSAILASVVAAGFAFTACGDDNNPGNAPTDTPVASSSSIVPVAGESSSSAGTSEIPGSSSSAGQVLPPEQQTDAGCAAGQVATPVDFPLNDFVDIGEIYKNIQCNEKVVFIVRHGERERFIGNESCLTEDGFDEAVAAGKKIVGTEPFKYIFSGMTRTYQTALGFAVGRGEAVYDTTTVEDEDGVKHLAFVSPAFAPDTLKQLKDGWYIKDKDIRDAYVARDTIKNVNVMYTAWAYEGTYADAFYDIEERSLELIGLIVKDYASMPKYTLAASHDQVLAPLVIWATNKQVDLKLHAINEPPPRNWLNYLAGVAIIINDKNEMRYVAVKGGDSGVQ comes from the coding sequence ATGAAGTCCAAAATCTTCTCTAGCGCAATTTTAGCATCCGTAGTTGCCGCAGGTTTTGCATTCACCGCCTGCGGTGACGACAATAACCCGGGTAACGCACCTACCGACACCCCGGTCGCAAGTTCCTCTTCCATCGTTCCCGTCGCAGGAGAATCTTCCTCCTCCGCTGGCACCAGCGAAATTCCGGGCTCCAGCAGTTCTGCAGGTCAGGTCCTTCCGCCGGAACAGCAGACCGACGCCGGCTGCGCAGCAGGACAGGTGGCCACTCCCGTAGACTTCCCGCTGAACGACTTTGTCGACATCGGCGAAATCTATAAGAACATCCAGTGCAACGAAAAGGTGGTCTTCATCGTACGCCATGGCGAACGTGAACGCTTTATCGGCAACGAATCCTGCCTCACGGAAGACGGTTTCGACGAAGCTGTCGCCGCAGGAAAGAAGATTGTCGGTACTGAACCGTTCAAATACATTTTCTCCGGCATGACCCGTACCTACCAGACAGCCCTAGGCTTTGCTGTAGGCCGCGGTGAAGCCGTCTACGACACCACCACCGTCGAAGACGAAGACGGCGTCAAACATCTCGCATTCGTCTCCCCCGCATTCGCGCCGGACACCTTGAAGCAGCTTAAGGACGGCTGGTACATCAAGGACAAGGACATCCGCGACGCATACGTTGCACGCGACACCATCAAGAACGTGAACGTCATGTACACCGCCTGGGCTTACGAAGGTACCTACGCCGACGCATTCTACGACATCGAAGAACGCAGCCTTGAACTCATCGGCCTTATCGTAAAGGACTACGCCAGCATGCCGAAGTACACCTTGGCAGCATCCCACGACCAGGTTCTCGCACCGCTGGTAATCTGGGCAACCAACAAGCAGGTTGACTTGAAGCTCCACGCCATCAACGAACCTCCTCCCCGTAACTGGCTGAACTACCTGGCAGGCGTCGCCATCATCATTAACGACAAGAACGAAATGCGCTACGTTGCCGTTAAGGGTGGAGATTCCGGAGTGCAGTAA
- the rpsO gene encoding 30S ribosomal protein S15 produces the protein MATITKEKAAEITAKFGANEKDTGNVRVQIALLTEKIKNLTEHAKQHKKDHHSLRGLTAMVAKRKNLIRYYSEKDIIAARALIKELGLRG, from the coding sequence ATGGCTACTATTACTAAAGAAAAGGCTGCAGAAATCACCGCTAAGTTTGGCGCAAACGAAAAGGACACCGGTAACGTCCGCGTTCAGATCGCTCTCTTGACCGAAAAGATCAAGAACCTCACTGAACATGCCAAGCAGCACAAGAAGGACCACCACTCTCTGCGTGGTCTGACTGCAATGGTTGCAAAGCGCAAGAACCTCATCCGCTACTACAGCGAAAAGGACATCATTGCAGCTCGTGCTCTCATCAAGGAACTTGGTCTCCGCGGTTAA
- the pnp gene encoding polyribonucleotide nucleotidyltransferase: MSIDAYQAKYGKMLDPKEESVTLPDGRVLTFETGRLAKQARGSAVAKMGDAFLLSTVCYGEEKDGDFFPLTVEYREKSYAAGRLPGGYSKREPGRPSDEEILSARIIDRPIRPMFPENFTREVQVIVQVLSADKKFAPDVLGVSAASLSIGLSELPFEQQVAAVRVAVVDGQNIVMPTYDQLAVADLDLVVAGTEDSVCMVEGGAYEVSEDTMIGAILAGHEVIKEMCKAQQKLVERCAKPKMELKPQHVGEEHDKLLATVKEVVWEELNKDVHSNMVKTDFYPAMADLCKRMLEDERITAITGAGDEADAKLVADAKAIFSDYERTAMREMILNEHVRLDGRTTTEVRPIEIEMGVLPRAHGSAIFQRGETQGLVICTLGTKADEQRYESLQGEGSKSYMLHYNFPPYSVGECKKLGLSRREIGHGHLAERSLAAVLPLPEDFPYTIRVCSEIEESNGSSSMASVCGGCLSLMDAGVPIKAPVAGIAMGLISEKGSVKEGGKIEILSDITGTEDHLGDMDFKVTGTAEGITAFQMDIKIRGITPELMRQALEQAKQGRLHILEKMTTLGLPAPRPQVSEKAPTMIKMKVPTNKIRDVIGSGGSVIKGMQSQTGCTITIDDNGNVDIAAPTGKAAAVCRRMIEELTAEPEAGRKYKGKVKTIQPFGAFVEILPGRDGLVHISELADHRVDKVEDVVHVGDEVEVLCLGVDPKGKVKLSMKALLPTKAEEAAPAAEAPAAEAPAAEAPAAPEAPAEA, translated from the coding sequence ATGTCTATTGACGCATACCAAGCCAAGTACGGCAAGATGCTCGATCCGAAGGAAGAGTCCGTTACTCTTCCCGACGGCCGAGTACTCACGTTCGAAACTGGCCGACTGGCAAAGCAGGCTCGCGGTTCTGCTGTTGCTAAGATGGGTGATGCTTTCCTCCTTTCTACCGTTTGCTACGGTGAAGAAAAGGATGGCGACTTCTTCCCTCTGACTGTTGAATATCGCGAAAAGTCTTACGCTGCTGGTCGCCTCCCGGGCGGCTACAGCAAGCGCGAACCGGGCCGTCCGTCCGACGAAGAAATCCTCTCCGCTCGTATCATCGACCGTCCGATCCGCCCGATGTTCCCGGAAAACTTCACTCGTGAAGTCCAGGTCATCGTTCAGGTTCTCTCCGCTGACAAGAAGTTCGCACCCGACGTTCTCGGCGTGTCCGCAGCTTCTCTGTCTATCGGCCTCTCCGAACTCCCGTTCGAACAGCAGGTTGCTGCAGTTCGCGTGGCTGTCGTTGATGGTCAGAACATTGTCATGCCTACTTACGACCAGCTCGCTGTGGCCGATCTTGACCTGGTGGTCGCCGGTACAGAAGACTCTGTCTGCATGGTCGAAGGTGGTGCTTACGAAGTTTCTGAAGACACCATGATCGGCGCAATCCTCGCTGGCCACGAAGTCATCAAGGAAATGTGCAAGGCTCAGCAGAAGCTCGTTGAACGTTGCGCTAAGCCGAAGATGGAACTGAAGCCCCAGCATGTGGGTGAAGAACACGACAAGCTCCTCGCTACCGTTAAGGAAGTTGTTTGGGAAGAACTCAATAAGGACGTTCATTCCAACATGGTGAAGACCGACTTCTATCCGGCAATGGCAGACCTCTGCAAGCGCATGCTTGAAGACGAACGCATTACCGCTATTACCGGTGCAGGTGACGAAGCCGACGCTAAGCTCGTTGCTGACGCTAAGGCAATCTTCAGCGATTACGAACGCACCGCAATGCGTGAAATGATCTTGAACGAACATGTTCGTCTTGATGGCCGTACCACCACCGAAGTTCGTCCTATCGAAATCGAAATGGGCGTCCTCCCGCGTGCTCACGGTTCCGCTATCTTCCAGCGTGGTGAAACCCAGGGTCTCGTTATCTGCACCCTCGGTACCAAGGCTGACGAACAGCGTTACGAAAGCTTGCAGGGCGAAGGCTCCAAGAGCTACATGCTTCATTACAACTTCCCGCCGTACTCCGTCGGTGAATGCAAGAAGCTTGGCCTTTCTCGTCGCGAAATCGGCCACGGCCACTTGGCAGAACGCTCTCTCGCCGCAGTTCTTCCGCTCCCGGAAGACTTCCCGTACACCATCCGCGTTTGCTCTGAAATCGAAGAATCCAACGGTTCTTCTTCCATGGCTTCCGTTTGCGGTGGCTGCCTTTCCTTGATGGACGCTGGCGTTCCTATCAAGGCTCCGGTTGCTGGTATCGCAATGGGCCTCATCTCCGAAAAGGGTTCCGTGAAGGAAGGCGGCAAGATTGAAATCTTGTCCGACATTACCGGCACCGAAGACCACCTCGGCGATATGGACTTCAAGGTTACTGGTACCGCTGAAGGTATCACGGCCTTCCAGATGGATATTAAGATTCGCGGCATCACCCCGGAACTCATGCGTCAGGCTCTCGAACAGGCTAAGCAGGGTCGTCTCCACATCCTGGAAAAGATGACTACTCTCGGCCTCCCGGCACCGCGTCCGCAGGTTTCCGAAAAGGCTCCCACCATGATCAAGATGAAGGTCCCGACCAACAAGATTCGTGACGTCATCGGTTCTGGTGGCTCTGTCATCAAGGGTATGCAGTCTCAGACTGGTTGCACCATCACCATCGACGACAACGGTAACGTTGATATCGCTGCTCCGACTGGTAAGGCTGCCGCTGTTTGCCGCCGCATGATCGAAGAACTTACTGCTGAACCGGAAGCCGGTCGCAAGTACAAGGGCAAGGTGAAGACGATCCAGCCGTTCGGCGCATTCGTCGAAATCCTCCCGGGTCGCGATGGCCTCGTTCACATCTCCGAACTTGCCGACCACCGTGTCGATAAGGTCGAAGACGTTGTTCACGTCGGTGACGAAGTTGAAGTTCTCTGCCTCGGTGTAGACCCGAAGGGCAAGGTGAAGCTTTCCATGAAGGCTTTGCTCCCGACCAAGGCTGAAGAAGCTGCTCCTGCTGCAGAAGCCCCGGCTGCTGAAGCACCTGCCGCTGAAGCTCCGGCCGCTCCCGAAGCACCTGCTGAAGCTTAA
- a CDS encoding HD domain-containing protein, producing the protein MILGYLFAMCILAAVNVALLSHANSNYNQRGPYAAIFFAAFFSCVGYLFLGLSTNIDEANIANKICYLGASFLPMFTFQAILLVCDIKAPDRLNGFLGVLSFVVFGLAATTGYSDIYYTSMKWVELYGVGNYEATFGPGHLLFNFMLVFYLVANVSLLTYSFIKKKNVSFKNLIALTLVEIASIVSFLVARIIGTDTLVMPAVYVFDQLALLYICFRVRYYDINQSAMNALEEGNTDGFISVFFDHTFLGCNKIAYKFFEPLKESRVDKPLAGDSEIVKFLKSWVDECQSGNVEPVKEFQFGVRHYKFSVKVLRVTQRRAVYLFKAEDDSDVHNYVQMLGSSNLRLKSKIKNSAHQINAIQEQMIVGMANMVENRDSNTGGHIKRTSQVVAILVNELRKEGFAGCDEDFYTALVKSAPMHDLGKIAVDDAILRKPGRFTPEEYEVMKTHPAKGAAIVENLLVSLESPEFVQIAKNVALSHHERFDGKGYPNGLSGTDIPVEARIMAVADVYDALVSKRCYKEKFSFETAYGIIIDGMGTQFDPSLRTCFENSRQQLEDYYSSLVDAE; encoded by the coding sequence ATGATCTTGGGATATTTGTTTGCGATGTGCATCTTGGCTGCGGTCAACGTAGCCCTGTTGTCTCACGCGAACTCCAACTATAATCAGCGTGGTCCCTACGCCGCCATTTTCTTTGCAGCCTTCTTCTCCTGTGTGGGCTACTTGTTCCTGGGGCTTTCCACCAATATTGACGAAGCCAACATTGCCAACAAGATTTGCTACCTGGGCGCATCGTTCCTGCCCATGTTCACTTTCCAGGCGATTCTTTTGGTGTGTGATATTAAGGCACCCGATCGGCTGAACGGATTCCTTGGAGTATTGTCCTTTGTGGTGTTCGGCCTGGCTGCAACAACAGGCTACAGCGACATTTACTACACCTCTATGAAGTGGGTGGAACTTTATGGTGTTGGAAACTATGAGGCGACCTTCGGGCCGGGTCACTTGTTGTTCAACTTCATGCTGGTGTTTTACCTTGTTGCGAATGTCAGCCTTCTGACCTACTCCTTCATCAAGAAGAAAAACGTTTCCTTCAAGAACCTGATTGCCTTGACCTTGGTAGAAATTGCAAGTATCGTGTCCTTCCTGGTGGCACGAATCATCGGCACCGATACCTTGGTGATGCCTGCGGTCTATGTGTTTGACCAACTGGCCTTGTTGTACATTTGCTTCCGTGTTCGTTATTACGATATTAACCAGAGTGCCATGAATGCCTTGGAAGAAGGCAATACCGATGGCTTTATTTCCGTGTTCTTTGACCATACTTTCCTTGGTTGCAACAAGATTGCGTACAAATTCTTTGAACCTCTTAAGGAAAGTCGCGTGGACAAGCCCCTGGCGGGAGATTCTGAAATCGTCAAGTTCCTGAAGAGCTGGGTGGATGAATGCCAAAGTGGCAATGTTGAACCTGTCAAGGAATTCCAGTTTGGAGTCCGTCATTACAAGTTTTCCGTGAAAGTCCTGAGGGTAACCCAGAGAAGGGCGGTTTATCTCTTCAAGGCTGAAGACGACTCGGATGTTCACAATTACGTGCAGATGCTGGGCTCCAGCAACTTGCGCCTCAAGAGCAAAATCAAGAATAGCGCCCATCAGATTAACGCCATTCAGGAACAGATGATCGTGGGCATGGCTAACATGGTTGAAAACCGCGATAGCAATACCGGTGGCCATATCAAGCGTACAAGCCAGGTGGTTGCCATTCTGGTTAATGAACTTCGCAAGGAAGGCTTTGCCGGCTGTGACGAAGATTTCTACACGGCCCTGGTCAAGAGCGCTCCTATGCATGACCTCGGCAAGATTGCCGTGGATGACGCCATTTTGCGTAAGCCTGGCAGGTTCACTCCCGAAGAATACGAGGTGATGAAAACTCATCCGGCGAAGGGAGCCGCCATTGTGGAAAACCTCCTGGTGTCCCTGGAATCTCCGGAGTTCGTGCAGATTGCAAAGAACGTGGCCTTGTCCCATCATGAACGTTTTGATGGCAAGGGCTATCCCAATGGCCTGAGCGGAACTGATATTCCTGTGGAAGCGCGAATCATGGCTGTGGCTGATGTTTATGACGCCTTGGTCAGTAAGCGCTGCTACAAGGAAAAATTCTCCTTTGAAACGGCCTACGGAATCATTATCGACGGTATGGGGACTCAGTTCGATCCCAGCCTGAGAACCTGCTTTGAAAATTCCCGCCAACAGCTGGAAGATTACTACAGCAGCCTTGTGGACGCGGAATAG
- a CDS encoding tRNA threonylcarbamoyladenosine dehydratase — translation MDERLSRMELLIGAKALERLAGLRVAVFGIGGVGSVCAESLVRSGVKNITLVDSDCVAESNINRQLPAFVSTVGYPKVFVMAERLGDIAPDATITPVQSLYSMGNKEGFDFKSFDVVVDAIDSLAHKIDLLATASEAGCKVFCSLGAAGKLDPTKVRSASIWNTTGCPLGKLVRNGLRKRGFAGDFMAVYSEEKSVAFAVDPETAESHGDSTRASILGSAMPVTGAFGLALSSLVIRSVL, via the coding sequence ATGGATGAACGCTTGAGTCGCATGGAATTGCTGATCGGGGCAAAGGCCCTGGAACGCCTGGCAGGCCTTCGTGTGGCCGTCTTTGGTATTGGCGGGGTAGGCAGTGTTTGCGCTGAATCCCTGGTGCGCTCCGGCGTTAAGAACATTACCTTGGTCGACAGCGACTGTGTTGCGGAAAGTAACATCAATCGTCAGCTGCCGGCTTTCGTTTCTACCGTAGGGTACCCTAAGGTCTTTGTCATGGCAGAACGCCTGGGCGACATCGCGCCCGACGCTACCATCACTCCGGTGCAGTCCCTCTATTCCATGGGGAACAAGGAGGGCTTTGACTTCAAGAGTTTTGACGTGGTGGTGGATGCCATTGATAGTCTTGCCCATAAGATCGACTTGCTGGCTACCGCTAGCGAAGCTGGCTGCAAGGTGTTCTGCAGTCTGGGTGCCGCAGGCAAGCTGGACCCCACCAAGGTTCGTTCCGCGAGCATCTGGAACACTACGGGCTGCCCTCTTGGTAAACTTGTTCGTAATGGTCTTCGCAAGCGTGGCTTTGCCGGCGACTTTATGGCGGTGTACAGCGAAGAAAAATCGGTGGCCTTTGCGGTGGATCCCGAAACGGCGGAATCCCATGGCGACAGTACCAGGGCCTCCATTCTTGGCAGTGCCATGCCTGTGACTGGCGCCTTTGGCCTTGCCCTGAGCAGCCTCGTCATCCGTTCTGTTCTTTAA
- the ispG gene encoding (E)-4-hydroxy-3-methylbut-2-enyl-diphosphate synthase, which produces MTKFSEFPYVADRFNAVRRETVQVRVGDALIGGGAPILVQSMTTTKPKDVEKTVQETLDLAKAGCGLVRITTPTYADAAGLEEVMKRIRAAGCKVPVSADIHFQPKAAFEALKWVEKVRINPGNFVDTGILTLENQTDAMFEEGKEKVAEQFTPFVQEAKRLGRAIRIGVNHGSLSARMIYRYGDTVEGMVESAIEYLAVCEAEHFDQVVLSLKSSNPRVAIAAYRMLAARIKQEGFKPYPFHVGVTEAGAGADGRMKSAAGIGALLLDGLADTIRVSLTEDPVAEVPVAHDLIKACALPAEKGVAPVSYAVPVFEKDPYHYERRETTPVVLNGVEIGGTRPVMVGVKSDAASLTGERRSPEFALASLDEKPLVTFKDEMDIAGFAANPASVPAGSIFCYTGKEMVMGVRAMASALAAAGRKDPILLYANISDSDNDMLRVSADIGSLVTDGLGDAVVIEGYKSAKDSVLLAFDILQAAYCRRSKTNFISCPSCGRTLYNIQEVMGKIKARFGHLSDISIGIMGCIVNGPGEMADADFGYVGGGPGRITLFEGKTAVKKNIPEADAIEELVALIKERGRWVEP; this is translated from the coding sequence ATGACAAAGTTTTCTGAATTCCCGTATGTTGCCGACCGCTTCAACGCAGTCCGCAGGGAAACTGTACAGGTTCGCGTTGGCGATGCCTTGATCGGGGGCGGTGCTCCTATTCTAGTTCAATCTATGACCACCACCAAGCCCAAGGACGTCGAAAAGACCGTCCAGGAAACCTTGGATTTGGCAAAGGCTGGTTGCGGCCTCGTCCGTATTACCACTCCGACCTATGCCGACGCTGCTGGTCTTGAAGAAGTCATGAAGCGTATTCGCGCTGCAGGTTGCAAGGTGCCGGTTTCCGCCGACATCCACTTCCAGCCGAAGGCCGCTTTCGAAGCTCTTAAGTGGGTTGAAAAAGTTCGTATCAATCCGGGTAACTTCGTAGATACCGGCATCCTCACTCTGGAAAACCAGACTGACGCCATGTTCGAAGAAGGTAAGGAAAAGGTTGCCGAACAGTTCACCCCGTTCGTTCAGGAAGCTAAGCGCCTTGGCCGCGCCATCCGTATCGGCGTGAACCACGGTTCTCTTTCTGCCCGTATGATTTACCGCTATGGCGACACCGTGGAAGGCATGGTGGAAAGTGCCATCGAATACTTGGCTGTTTGCGAAGCTGAACATTTTGACCAGGTTGTCCTCAGCCTCAAGTCCAGCAATCCTCGTGTGGCAATCGCCGCCTACCGTATGCTGGCTGCCCGCATTAAGCAGGAAGGCTTCAAGCCTTATCCGTTCCACGTTGGCGTTACCGAAGCTGGCGCTGGTGCCGATGGCCGTATGAAGTCTGCTGCTGGTATCGGTGCTCTCCTCCTGGATGGCCTTGCCGATACAATCCGCGTTTCTCTGACCGAAGATCCTGTGGCCGAAGTCCCTGTGGCTCACGACCTGATCAAGGCCTGTGCATTGCCTGCTGAAAAGGGTGTAGCTCCTGTCAGCTATGCGGTTCCTGTTTTTGAAAAGGATCCGTACCACTACGAACGTCGCGAAACTACACCGGTTGTCTTGAACGGTGTTGAAATCGGCGGAACTCGTCCGGTGATGGTTGGCGTCAAGTCTGACGCGGCAAGCCTCACCGGTGAACGTCGTTCTCCGGAATTCGCTCTTGCTAGCCTGGATGAAAAGCCGCTGGTGACCTTCAAGGACGAAATGGATATTGCAGGCTTTGCTGCAAATCCCGCTTCCGTTCCGGCCGGCTCCATCTTCTGCTACACTGGCAAGGAAATGGTGATGGGCGTCCGCGCCATGGCTTCTGCTCTTGCAGCCGCCGGCCGCAAGGACCCGATCCTTCTCTATGCAAATATTTCTGATTCCGACAACGATATGCTCCGCGTATCCGCTGACATCGGAAGCCTCGTTACCGATGGTCTCGGTGACGCTGTCGTCATCGAAGGTTACAAGAGCGCCAAGGACTCTGTGCTCCTCGCTTTCGATATTCTGCAGGCTGCCTACTGCCGTCGCAGTAAGACCAACTTTATCAGCTGCCCCAGCTGCGGCCGTACCCTCTACAACATCCAGGAAGTCATGGGCAAGATCAAGGCCCGCTTCGGTCACCTGTCCGATATTTCCATCGGCATTATGGGCTGCATCGTGAACGGCCCTGGTGAAATGGCTGACGCAGACTTCGGTTACGTTGGTGGTGGTCCGGGTCGTATTACCTTGTTCGAAGGCAAGACTGCTGTGAAGAAGAATATTCCGGAAGCAGACGCCATCGAAGAATTGGTGGCCCTCATCAAGGAACGTGGCCGTTGGGTAGAACCGTAG